A single genomic interval of Spinacia oleracea cultivar Varoflay chromosome 6, BTI_SOV_V1, whole genome shotgun sequence harbors:
- the LOC130462702 gene encoding pentatricopeptide repeat-containing protein At3g62470, mitochondrial-like: protein MKNLMEAGEIWNEMIDQGLNPDVVTHNIMLDGLLKVNKKSDAIKLFEVMKVKGPPPNVRTYTILIRDLCKHSKLNEAVAYFDGMTSSGCNPDAAVYTCLITRFGNLKKMDMVFGLLKELKEKGYPPDGQLYNALIKLMTNRRMPDDAVRVYKKMIQSGIEPTIHTYIMMMMKSYFDFFFCG from the coding sequence ATGAAGAATCTAATGGAAGCTGGTGAAATCTGGAACGAGATGATTGATCAAGGTTTGAACCCAGATGTTGTTACTCATAACATAATGTTAGATGGGTTGTTGAAGGTTAATAAGAAATCTGATGCAATCAAGCTTTTCGAGGTGATGAAAGTTAAGGGTCCACCCCCAAATGTTCGGACCTATACTATATTGATTAGGGATTTGTGCAAGCATTCAAAGTTGAATGAAGCTGTTGCTTACTTTGATGGGATGACTTCTTCAGGTTGTAACCCAGATGCTGCTGTATATACTTGTTTGATTACTAGATTTGGGAACCTTAAAAAGATGGATATGGTGTTTGGTTTGTTAAAAGAGCTGAAGGAAAAGGGTTACCCACCTGATGGGCAACTGTATAATGCTTTGATTAAGTTGATGACGAATAGAAGAATGCCGGATGATGCAGTTCGTGTTTACAAGAAGATGATTCAGAGTGGAATTGAGCCAACAATTCATACTTatattatgatgatgatgaaatcttactttgatttttttttttgtgggtaA